From Plodia interpunctella isolate USDA-ARS_2022_Savannah chromosome 18, ilPloInte3.2, whole genome shotgun sequence, a single genomic window includes:
- the LOC135309899 gene encoding uncharacterized protein LOC135309899, protein MVYVVVEYPNNCPNKFSLYDGNKKPSPKVGQHFERTFITVHKSEVNEILMKSDKSLTYGYPLKANIFFRFPTSITDCANLNSFIRYNSDLTNGYCGLDALIMHNVMEVFKFNATFEMQSTTNYGYVQSGQVTGTLGLIVRGEIDVSFNSRFIVLYSLENNFDFLYQIWDDSLCALMKEPNEVPLWHYPYNIYGITTWLFVLPCLTFVGSMMYVRNKLFRLRTLKFYIYPVNAVWSGLFGFFFNKKIKRSLLAALCLLCSVVFTAEYQGNVNNMFATLVRYDRFKTLQQLCDNGVAVYTSPSVAILLGRGAYLDNSKSYLVRNLKFFPDNQSATGQYQNKQQQAE, encoded by the exons ATGGTGTATGTGGTGGTTGAGTATCCTAACAATTGTcccaataaattttcattgtatGATGGAAACAAAAAGCCAAGCCCTAAAGTTGGTCAACATTTTGAAAGAACTTTTATAACTGTGCATAAAAGTgaagtaaatgaaatattgatGAAAAGTGATAAAAGTTTAACATACGGTTATCCACTGAAAgcgaacattttttttcgttttccTACATCTATCACTGATTGCGCAAATTTGAACTCCTTCATAAGGTATAACAGTGATCTTACGAATGGTTACTGTGGACTAGATGCTCTAATCATGCACAATGTAATGGAAGTCTTCAAATTTAATGCCACTTTTGAAATGCAATCCACAACCAACTACGGATATGTTCAGTCAGGACAGGTGACAGGTACATTAGGCCTGATTGTAAGAGGAGAAATTGATGTGTCTTTCAATTCTAGATTCATAGTTTTGTATTCAttagaaaacaattttgatttcCTGTATCAAATATGGGATGACTCTTTATGTGCATTGATGAAAGAGCCAAACGAGGTTCCACTGTGGCACTATCCGTATAATATTTACGGAATAACTACATGGCTATTCGTACTACCTTGTCTAACATTCGTTGGGTCAATGATGTACGTgagaaacaaattatttagactaagaacattaaaattttatatatatccaGTAAATGCCGTGTGGTCTGGATTATTCGGGTTTTTCTtcaacaagaaaataaaacggtCACTATTAGCAGCCCTGTGTCTTCTGTGTTCAGTGGTTTTCACAGCTGAATATCAA ggAAACGTTAACAACATGTTCGCAACATTAGTAAGATACGATCGATTCAAAACGCTACAACAACTGTGCGACAACGGCGTGGCAGTGTACACATCTCCCTCGGTCGCCATACTGCTAGGGCGCGGGGCTTATCTGGATAACTCTAAAAGTTATCTCGTGAGAAACTTGAAGTTTTTCCCGGACAACCAAAGTGCTACAGGTCAGTACCAAAACAAGCAACAACAAGCTGAATAG
- the LOC128677919 gene encoding uncharacterized protein LOC128677919 — protein MYFTYNTPNIVVYTRSLSNIIFTNPVATVLFQSHWSIVNIVVVSNRTYACEDSHFSKEVNSSIYKFLNDFWNKYQMVYVVIEYPDDCPGKFSTYDGNKQPSHKVGQFYKRTFKTVNASDVHETLMQSARNLTQDYPLRANIFFRFPTSVTDCDSWSSFIKYNSDLTNGYCGLDAIIMHDIMQILKFNVTFEMKNITSYGYVQHGHVTGTLGLIVEGKIDVSFNSRFMVMYSANLRFNFLYHIWSDSLCAMMKEPDEIPLWHYPFNIYRTTTWVILISCLTLIGSMMYVTSRLIGAMRLKFYIYIINAVWSSLFGFFFDRRIKRSLLAAICLLSSVVLTAKYQGHVNYMFTTLARYDKIQSLQQMCDRGIQIYAYPSIAALLEHETLNMSKTAKTTLVENLKYYETNETATERNLPEAYALKRSDTATVVRSDALLWTLFNLTDEDGRPLLYAPKECFEHYYLSFIVRPGFLFTSHIQVLIMKIVEAGLPSMYNKWARYTHKVVDPGMEKNTEARKITIITIYEQRVAFYVLLVGYVLSVIVFVIEFWLDTRAKRAMNDLLVQTYIN, from the exons atgtattttacatataacacacctaatattgttgtttatacAAGAAGCCTctcaaacattatatttacaaatccTGTAGCTACGGTTTTATTCCAGTCTCATTGGTCTATTGTTAATATAGTTGTAGTAAGTAACAGAACCTACGCATGTGAAGATAGTCACTTTAGCAAGGAAGTTAATTCAAGCATTTACAAATTCCTAAACGATTTCTGGAATAAATATCAGATGGTTTACGTGGTGATCGAATATCCAGACGACTGTCCTGGTAAATTCTCGACGTATGATGGGAACAAACAGCCGAGCCATAAAGTTGGACAATTTTATAAGCGAACTTTCAAAACTGTAAACGCAAGTGATGTGCATGAAACTTTGATGCAAAGTGCTAGAAATCTAACTCAAGATTATCCACTGAGAGCTAACATTTTCTTTCGTTTTCCAACATCAGTCACTGATTGCGATAGTTGGAGTTCATTCATTAAGTATAACAGTGATCTGACGAACGGTTACTGTGGCCTAGATGCTATAATAATGCATGATATTATGCAAATACTTAAATTCAATGTTACCttcgaaatgaaaaatataacaagCTACGGATACGTACAGCATGGACATGTGACAGGGACTTTAGGTCTAATTGTAGAAGGGAAAATCGACGTATCTTTTAATTCAAGGTTCATGGTTATGTATTCAGCGAACTTgaggtttaattttttatatcacataTGGTCGGATTCGTTATGTGCTATGATGAAAGAGCCAGATGAGATACCTCTGTGGCACTACCCTTTCAACATTTACAGAACTACCACATGGGTGATCCTAATATCATGCCTGACGTTGATAGGGTCGATGATGTATGTTACAAGTAGATTGATTGGAGCAATGAGAttgaagttttatatttatatcatcaaTGCCGTGTGGTCCAGCTTATTCGGGTTCTTCTTCGATAGAAGAATAAAACGGTCTCTATTAGCAGCCATATGTCTTCTATCCTCAGTGGTTCTCACTGCCAAATATCAA GGCCACGTGAACTATATGTTCACCACACTAGCGCGATACGACAAAATCCAATCGCTTCAACAAATGTGCGACCGAGGCATTCAGATCTACGCTTACCCGTCCATTGCCGCACTACTAGAACACGAAACCCTAAACATGTCTAAGACCGCTAAAACAACTCTGGtagaaaatttgaaatattatgagACTAACGAAACCGCTACAG AAAGAAATCTCCCAGAGGCGTATGCCCTGAAGCGTTCTGACACAGCGACGGTGGTCCGCTCCGATGCGTTACTGTGGACGTTGTTCAACTTGACTGATGAGGACGGCAGGCCCCTGCTGTACGCACCGAAGGAGTGTTTTGAGCACTACTACTTGTCCTTCATCGTCAGGCCTG GGTTCCTGTTCACTAGCCATATACAAGTGCTGATAATGAAGATCGTGGAAGCTGGTCTCCCTTCCATGTATAACAAATGGGCCAGATATACGCACAAAGTCGTTGACCCTGGGATGGAAAAGAATACTGAAGCGCGTAAAATCACTATAATCACCATTTATGAACAAAGAGTAGCATTTTATGTGTTACTGGTGGGATACGTGTTGTCCGTAATCGTTTTTGTTATAGAATTTTGGTTGGATACGCGGGCAAAACGCGCAATGAATGATCTTTTGGTACAGACGTACATAAATTAA
- the LOC128677920 gene encoding putative glycerol kinase 5 → MEDKFILTLDIGTTTIRAYIYNSKAEAVGKASDQVILHYPSPGFVEIDPDELWTSIVSVVQKSLKDAGLTASQVTAMGISTQRSTFLTWSRRTGKPFHRFITWKDIRANQLVKQWNDSYIWKLIRAGSYALYLVSRSKRFRAGSVLKFMNTQTTLRLCWALQNIPELKAAAENDDAMFGTLDCWLLYKLTDSKVHMTDVSSASATGFFDPFTMQWATWALTLFHIPITALPTVVDTAGDHFTSTSPSIWGASIPIRSCMADQTASMWGSCCFDVGDVKLTMGTGTFFNINTGVTPHASVSGLYPIVGWRLGKELIYSAEGANNDTASIIKWAQTLGLFDNPQETADIAMSVPDSDGVYFIPAFSGLGPPYNDGTAASGFVGMKPSTSRAHLVRSVLESLAFRTQQLYQCVRSETDFHYGCIRLDGGVSNNDFIAQLVADLTGLRVERPLHVEMSSQGCAHIVGLHLGIWKSKEELKSLRKMGCVFQPRAHVRKLYEVSIERWEDAVRRLCGWYGNTKNKSTQSTPTISDSSGNSITPQSSFKLSHENGPAK, encoded by the exons ATGgaagataaatttattctCACTTTAGATATTGGTACCACTACAATTAGGgcatacatttataattctaAAGCAGAAGCGGTGGGAAAAGCATCAGATCAG GTTATACTTCACTACCCTAGCCCAGGATTTGTTGAAATTGACCCTGATGAGTTATGGACTTCAATTGTGTCTGTGGTTCAAAAGTCATTAAAAg ATGCAGGCCTCACAGCTTCCCAAGTGACAGCAATGGGGATATCCACACAACGAAGTACATTTCTGACGTGGTCCAGACGCACAGGGAAGCCGTTCCACAGGTTCATAACTTGGAAAGATATAAGAGCTAATCAGTTAGTCAAACAGTGGAATGATTCTTATATTTGGAAG TTAATCAGGGCTGGCTCGTACGCTCTTTACCTTGTCTCAAGAAGTAAACGTTTTCGCGCCGGCAGCGTATTAAAATTCATGAACACGCAG ACCACGCTGCGTCTTTGTTGGGCGCTACAAAACATACCAGAACTGAAGGCAGCGGCAGAAAATGATGACGCCATGTTTGGGACCTTGGACTGCTggcttttatataaattaacag ATTCCAAAGTCCACATGACCGATGTCTCCTCAGCATCGGCCACTGGATTCTTCGACCCATTTACCATGCAGTGGGCGACCTGGGCATTGACCCTCTTCCACATACCAATCACGGCCTTACCGACCGTCGTGGACACGGCTGGCGACCATTTCACAAGCACCTCGCCGTCAATTTGGGGAGCGTCGATACCCATACGGAGTTGT ATGGCAGACCAAACGGCGTCCATGTGGGGGTCGTGTTGTTTCGACGTGGGCGACGTCAAGCTGACCATGGGCACCGGTACCTTCTTCAACATCAACACGGGGGTCACGCCCCACGCCAGCGTCTCTGGGCTCTACCCCATCGTGGGATGGCGGCTGGGCAAAGAGCTCATCTATTCTGCAGAAGGAGCTAACAACGACACAGCTTCGATTATTAAATGGGCACAAACATTGg gaTTATTCGACAACCCTCAAGAAACTGCGGACATTGCTATGTCCGTCCCAGATTCAGATGGTGTATATTTCATTCCGGCGTTCAGTGGTCTTGGG CCGCCGTACAACGACGGCACGGCGGCGTCAGGTTTCGTGGGCATGAAGCCGTCGACTAGCCGCGCGCACCTCGTGCGTTCCGTGCTGGAGTCGCTGGCGTTCCGCACGCAGCAGCTGTACCAGTGTGTGCGCAGCGAGACTGACTTCCACTACGGCTGCATCAG ATTAGACGGCGGGGTGTCCAACAATGATTTCATCGCTCAGCTAGTGGCGGACCTGACAGGGCTGAGGGTGGAGCGCCCTCTTCATGTGGAGATGTCTTCGCAGGGCTGTGCGCATATAGTCGGGTTACATTTAG GTATATGGAAATCAAAAGAAGAATTGAAATCTTTACGCAAAATGGGCTGTGTATTCCAACCTCGCGCGCACGTAAGAAAGTTATACGAAGTTTCCATAGAAAGATGGGAAGACGCCGTGCGGAGATTGTGCGGGTGGTATGGcaacactaaaaataaatctaccCAATCTACACCTACCATTTCTGATTCTAGTGGCAACTCGATCACTCCACAGAGCAGTTTCAAGTTATCACACGAAAACGGTCCGGCTAAATAA